The Sedimentibacter sp. zth1 DNA segment CATTCTGCTGAGTTTGAGATAAATGAAAAATATTATTATGTTAATATATATTATGATGTAAATTTTTTGATTTCTCAAACATTATATATAATTATATTGGTTTTTATTTCTGGTATATTAGGTCTTCTAATATTTATACCAATAGTTTCTAGGACAAGTGGTAAATTAATTAAGCCAATAAAAAAGATGACTCAAATAACTAAAACTATATCAGTTAATAATATAAATACAAGGCTTGACATAAGAGACAGCCAAGATGAATTAAAAGAATTATCCAGTACGTTCAATGAAATGATGGATAGAATTGAAGAAGGATATAAAACACAGCAACTATTTGTTTCTGATGCTTCACATGAGTTGCGTACACCTATAGCAGTTATAAAAGGGTATGTAAATATGCTTGATAGGTGGGGTAAAAATGACAAGGACGTTTTGGATGAATCTATACAAGCAATAAAGAATGAAACTGAAAATATGCAGGATTTAATTGAAAAGCTTTTGTTTATTGCTAGAAATGATAAACATACCTTGACATTCAATAAAGAGGATTTCAAAATTTCTGAAATTCTATATGAAATTAAAAAAGAAAGTTCTATGATTGATACCAAGCATCTATATGAGTTTAATTTTGCAAATGATGCAAATGTTTATGCTGATAAAAATAGAATTAAACAGGCAATTAGGATATTTATCGAAAATGCAATAAAATTTACTCCTGAGGGTGGGAAAATAGCTTTGTATGGTTATTTAGATGACGAATATTATGGTATAAAAATAGCAGATAGTGGAATTGGAATAGCAAAAAAAGACTTATCAAGAATATTTGATAGATTATATAGAGCTGAAGAATCACGAAATAGACAAATCGGTGGTCATGGATTAGGTTTGTCTATAGCTAAAATAATTATTATTGGACATAAAGGTAAAATAAAAGTTAAAAGCACAATTGGTAAAGGTTCTGAATTTACAATATTAATACCTCATATATAAAAGTACAAAATTTATTATATAAAGACAAAACAAGACAAAATAAATTAAAGCAATTTTTTTAATGTTATATTATAATAAGTTTATTATATATGAAGGGGATGTGAACTTTAAGTGAATGTTGTGTACATAGAAAATGGACAAGACTTATTGATTAAGCTTAAGGGGGAATTGGATCATCATTCTGCTACAGAGTGTAAAAAGATAATCGATGAGAAATTGACATCAGGTAAAATAAATAACTTAACTATTGATGTGAAAGGCTTAGACTTCATTGATAGCTCAGCAATAGGATTTATTATAGGCAGATACAAGGTTTTAAAAAAGAATGAGGGTAATTTAGATATTATTAATACTTCTCATAAATTAAAAAAAGTATTAGATATGAGTGGTATAGGCAAAATAATCAAAATAAAATAGGGGGAAAAAATGCAAGAAAATTATGTATATATTAAAATTCCAAGTTATTCAAATAATGAATCTTTTGCTAGAAGTGCAGTAGCGGCTTTTTGCTCCTGCCTAAATCCTACAATAGAAGAAATATCGGATATTAAAACAGCTGTTTCTGAAGCTGTAACCAATGCAATAATTCATGGCTATGAAAATAAAATAGGGGAAATAGCTATTGAATGCAGAATAGAAGGTAGGTTAGTTGAAATAATTATTGAAGATTTTGGATGCGGTATTTCAAATATTGAAAAAGCCAAAGAACCATTATTTACGTCAAAACCAGAGTTAGAGCGTTCTGGTATGGGATTTACAGTAATGGAGACGTTTATGGACGAATTAGTAGTATTATCTGAAAAAAGCATTGGAACAAAAGTAATTTTAAGAAAAAAAATTTCACAGAAAAATGAAAATATTAACAGAGTTAAATAAAAAAGGCACATAAAGTGCTTTTTTTTATGCATTATTAGTTAAAAAAAGCAAATAATAATGTTGAGGTGAAATATATGAAAAAAACATTAATTTTTCTTCTATTAGTTACAGTAATTTGTATAACTTTTTTTACAATAACTAATAATATTGATAAATCAATAAAGAAAATGCCAGAAAATGCAGTATTATTATAGGAGGTATAAATGAAGCAAAACAAACAAACTTATGCAAAAGTAGTTGATGAGTTTACTCCAAAAAATAAAATAATTAAAAATTGTATTTTAGCTTTTATTTTTGGTGGAGCAATTTGTACAATTGGAGAAGTGGTAAAAAATATACTAATTAATTTAAATTTTACTTCAGAAGATGCTGGTACAATGTCATCAGTTATATTAATTGGAATGACAGCATTGTTAACAGGGTTTGGAGTTTATGATAAACTTGGAAAGTATGGCGGAGCAGGTACTATTGTACCAATAACAGGATTTGCAAATTCAGTTGTGGCACCAGCTTTGGAATTTAAACGTGAAGGCTATGTATTAGGCTCAGCTGCAAAAATATTTACTATTGCTGGTCCAGTTCTTTTGTTTGGATATAGTAGTTCAATGCTTGTAGGATTTATAAGCTATGTATTAAAATTATTTGGCTTTTAAAAGGATGATATTATGAAAAAAATTGGAAAACAAACATACGTCATGGCTAATGATGTATTTATTAGAGATGCTTATACAATAGCAGGTACCAAAGAGGGCGAAGGTCCTTTAGGTGATAACATTGATTATATAATGAGTGATAGCACTTGGGGAGAAAAAACTTGGGAAAAGTGTGAAGCTAAAATGCAGCAATATTCTGTTGAAAATTTAATTTCAAAAAACAATTTGAAAAAGTCAGATATAGATTTAATGCTAGCAGGGGATTTATTAAATCAAATAGTTTCCTCGTCATTTGCAGCAAGAAGTCTAGAAATCCCATTTATAGGTCTTTATGGAGCATGTTCTACAATGGCACTTAGTATGGGAGTTGGTGCATTGTTAATAGACGGTGGCTTTGCTGAAAACGTTGTCTGTGTTACATCTAGTCATTTTTGCTGTGCCGAAAGGCAATATAGGATTCCGTTAGAATCAGGGGGTCAAAGACATATGTGTGCTCAATGGACTGTAACTGGTTCGGGTGCAGTGTGGTTATCCAAAAATAATGATAATAAAGACTTACCAAAGATCAAAAATGTTACATTTGGTAAAATTATAGATTTAGGGGTTACGGATTCAAATAATATGGGTGCAGCTATGGCACCTGCAGCTGCAGATACAATTAGACAAAATATAATTGATACTAATGTAAATATTGATTATGATTTAATAGTTTCTGGTGACTTAGGTACAGTAGGAAAGTCTATAGCCAATAAACTATTGCAAGATGAAGGAATAAATATAGAAAAAAAATATGATGATTGTGGAACTATTATTTATGATATAGATAAACAAGATGCTCATGCAGGTGCAAGTGGATGCGGATGCTCAGCGGTTGTCTTTGGTTCATTTCTGTATAAAAAGTTACTTAAGAAGGAAATAAATACTTTATTGTTTACAGCTACCGGTGCACTTCATTCACCTACCGTCTCATTACAGGGTGAAAGCGTACCTGGTATTGCACACAGTATAGGAATTTCAAATTAAGAGGTAAATATATGAATTATTTAATGAGTTTTATAGTAGGGGGGTTAATATGTGTTATAGGTCAATTAATTATGGATTTAAAAAAAGCGAACCCTGCCTACATACTAGTATCATTTGTAGTATCAGGAGTAGTACTTGGATATCTAGGAATATATGATAAAATAATTGAATTTGGATATTCAGGTGCAACTGTAACATTACCTGGCTTTGGGTACACACTCGCTAAGGGTGCTGTAGAGGAAACTGCTAAAACTGGTTTTTTAGGAGTATTAAGTGGAGGTATATCAGCTACTGCATCTGGAGTAGGTGCATCCTTAGTATTTGGATATATTGTTTCATTGATATTCACAGCAAAATCTAAATAACAAAAAACAGCTTATCTTTTAGATAAGCTGTTTTTTGTTTAATCATTAGTTATTATATCTATGTTGCTATCATCACCTGGTTCTTCTTCTTCTCCAGAATTATCATCACCATTGTTGTTTCCATTACCATTTCCATTACCGTTGTTGTCATCGTTATCGTTTCCATTATTATTATCTTGATTCTCATCATCAGGATTTTCAGGAGTCTCAACATCTCCATCTTCGTCATCGTTTTCATCACCATCTGATTTGTCTTCGTCATCTTTTATTGAATCATACCAAGTATTATAATTATGAACATTACATGGGTATATTGGTTCTTGATATTGAAAATCTTCTGTAAACATCGTTCTATATTCAAGT contains these protein-coding regions:
- a CDS encoding cell wall metabolism sensor histidine kinase WalK; the encoded protein is MLKKLFYYIWVLLKFPFKLIKQFLIRILKRLKFSITFKISVSYFLLYVVVILVVTVTTSVGYFIYILNDFKETTIDNQLNIIMQNIDNLERINDLGDDDNINNINIYNSNYRMIYSKNASLNNVKYTNNIILVVEEILKNKTYVHSAEFEINEKYYYVNIYYDVNFLISQTLYIIILVFISGILGLLIFIPIVSRTSGKLIKPIKKMTQITKTISVNNINTRLDIRDSQDELKELSSTFNEMMDRIEEGYKTQQLFVSDASHELRTPIAVIKGYVNMLDRWGKNDKDVLDESIQAIKNETENMQDLIEKLLFIARNDKHTLTFNKEDFKISEILYEIKKESSMIDTKHLYEFNFANDANVYADKNRIKQAIRIFIENAIKFTPEGGKIALYGYLDDEYYGIKIADSGIGIAKKDLSRIFDRLYRAEESRNRQIGGHGLGLSIAKIIIIGHKGKIKVKSTIGKGSEFTILIPHI
- a CDS encoding anti-sigma factor antagonist (This anti-anti-sigma factor, or anti-sigma factor antagonist, belongs to a family that includes characterized members SpoIIAA, RsbV, RsfA, and RsfB.), which gives rise to MNVVYIENGQDLLIKLKGELDHHSATECKKIIDEKLTSGKINNLTIDVKGLDFIDSSAIGFIIGRYKVLKKNEGNLDIINTSHKLKKVLDMSGIGKIIKIK
- the spoIIAB gene encoding anti-sigma F factor, whose translation is MQENYVYIKIPSYSNNESFARSAVAAFCSCLNPTIEEISDIKTAVSEAVTNAIIHGYENKIGEIAIECRIEGRLVEIIIEDFGCGISNIEKAKEPLFTSKPELERSGMGFTVMETFMDELVVLSEKSIGTKVILRKKISQKNENINRVK
- the spoVAC gene encoding stage V sporulation protein AC, whose translation is MKQNKQTYAKVVDEFTPKNKIIKNCILAFIFGGAICTIGEVVKNILINLNFTSEDAGTMSSVILIGMTALLTGFGVYDKLGKYGGAGTIVPITGFANSVVAPALEFKREGYVLGSAAKIFTIAGPVLLFGYSSSMLVGFISYVLKLFGF
- the spoVAD gene encoding stage V sporulation protein AD, with translation MKKIGKQTYVMANDVFIRDAYTIAGTKEGEGPLGDNIDYIMSDSTWGEKTWEKCEAKMQQYSVENLISKNNLKKSDIDLMLAGDLLNQIVSSSFAARSLEIPFIGLYGACSTMALSMGVGALLIDGGFAENVVCVTSSHFCCAERQYRIPLESGGQRHMCAQWTVTGSGAVWLSKNNDNKDLPKIKNVTFGKIIDLGVTDSNNMGAAMAPAAADTIRQNIIDTNVNIDYDLIVSGDLGTVGKSIANKLLQDEGINIEKKYDDCGTIIYDIDKQDAHAGASGCGCSAVVFGSFLYKKLLKKEINTLLFTATGALHSPTVSLQGESVPGIAHSIGISN
- the spoVAE gene encoding stage V sporulation protein AE, with protein sequence MNYLMSFIVGGLICVIGQLIMDLKKANPAYILVSFVVSGVVLGYLGIYDKIIEFGYSGATVTLPGFGYTLAKGAVEETAKTGFLGVLSGGISATASGVGASLVFGYIVSLIFTAKSK